One window of Terriglobia bacterium genomic DNA carries:
- a CDS encoding carboxypeptidase regulatory-like domain-containing protein, producing the protein MLAKIVSTSYRGLLRNGLHSRFCAFRILLIFAVFALLAVPVRAQLYSGSVTGVVSDPTGAVIPGAKVTLTDVTKGYAFTATSDTVGRYILRNIPPSTYTLAVEATGFKSYTRTGIVLDVNQNATADVGMQLGTTTQTVEVSGAAPLLATQDATTGQEVNRTYINDLPLVGRGVFDLAFLAPGVNPAAGRAFGDSGGVANNFVSNGGRNATSDILLDGVSTTDYEQNGGIIVPLYTPSVDAVQEFKVQQNNFSAEIGFSGNTVLNVVMRSGTNQIHGSAYEFLRNQALDANDWFNNQAGVDLPARRYNQFGGTVGGPIIIPHFYNGKDKTFFFFDYQATRDHSASSFNAGVPSAAERNGDFGELCGYSGGTFDGSGVCSSPDGQLWDPYSGFLDPDNGWTNQTMIPFNNLATFQSAGQGIPAGAYTLPAGPGNIIDPVSSKMMSYYPLPNVGVGTANYNPYNNWHGAGVNINNGDQFDIKIDHRFNSSNLLSARYSQQWGNGHGATCFDNPLDPCNAGPVISSAHAVVLNDTWTVSPTTVVNLSYGFTRSFSNGKGPAGDFPNFSPVTDLGMPSYITASGFPTAPTVYVYGGYQIAAGESLGYQAWAIIKYGQETHDLLGSLDKIAGRHEIKVGGEYRMHRITFGQPGAPAGIMLFDTDTTDQNPSNFSGGGDAMASFLTGIGGPNQWGQYEVPLFVATQSNQFGAFIQDNWRVTDKLTLNLGVRYDLDLPRTERHNRMEWFDPKAPLPFTVPGMNVTGTEIFTGVNGNSRTIANNYYKEYAPRVGLAYRFWKNTVFRAGYGIYFNPSVWAAAGTGPVAGFDGFTGFNPWPLTYQSNGYTPFAFMRDPFPFGVNQPTGSSLGPYTQLGSGANGNLRSDNAGSYTQTWSAGFQHELPAGVLLDLNYVGTKGTHLYFNGAGNIDHLGPQVEQMSTDQLNAISNTYVPNPFYGLITDPSSSLSQPTVPQQQLMLPYPQFTGVFAAFPPRGNSIYHAFQLRVQKNMSHGIQFVGNYTWSKTISDSDVSGYTEWLGGFDGIQDPNNLKLERAVSEYSVPQVFTFGYVYSLPFGHGQHFGSKWNPVVNAVLGGWKTSGLWRFDSGQPVAISLDGSGNPIPSYGSQRPNLLGRLERNTGANWRTQYFTNPQVVQYPSRYAIGTAQRTLPNVYMPGAKTAGLSLMKEFSMSPIREGMRAEFRLETFNAFNHPQLGCLNGKVTDGFDGSDPGTFNGFGALNCQANSPRELQLGFKLYF; encoded by the coding sequence ATGCTGGCAAAAATCGTGTCGACGTCTTACCGTGGACTACTTCGGAACGGCCTTCACAGTCGTTTTTGCGCCTTTCGAATTCTCTTAATTTTTGCCGTGTTCGCGCTGCTGGCAGTGCCGGTTCGGGCGCAGCTTTACAGCGGCAGCGTCACGGGCGTTGTCAGCGATCCCACCGGAGCCGTGATTCCGGGGGCCAAGGTGACACTGACCGACGTAACCAAGGGCTACGCTTTCACGGCCACAAGCGACACGGTGGGCCGTTACATTTTGCGGAACATTCCTCCCAGCACCTATACGCTGGCTGTCGAGGCAACCGGCTTCAAGTCTTACACGCGCACAGGCATCGTGCTTGACGTCAATCAGAATGCGACCGCGGACGTCGGCATGCAGTTGGGAACAACCACCCAGACTGTAGAGGTTTCCGGGGCCGCTCCTCTGCTGGCGACGCAGGACGCCACCACCGGCCAGGAAGTGAACCGCACTTACATCAATGATCTGCCGCTCGTCGGGCGGGGCGTTTTCGATCTGGCATTTCTCGCCCCAGGCGTCAACCCTGCCGCTGGCCGGGCGTTCGGGGACAGCGGAGGCGTGGCCAACAACTTCGTCTCGAACGGCGGGCGCAACGCCACGTCAGACATTCTGCTTGACGGCGTCAGCACCACCGATTACGAGCAGAACGGCGGCATCATTGTCCCGCTCTACACGCCTTCGGTGGACGCGGTGCAGGAATTCAAGGTGCAGCAGAACAATTTCAGCGCCGAGATCGGCTTCAGCGGCAACACGGTGCTGAACGTGGTGATGCGCTCCGGCACCAATCAGATCCACGGCAGCGCCTACGAATTCCTGCGAAACCAGGCCCTGGATGCCAACGACTGGTTCAATAATCAGGCTGGAGTCGACCTGCCTGCCCGCCGCTACAACCAGTTCGGCGGCACGGTCGGCGGCCCAATCATTATTCCGCATTTTTATAACGGCAAAGACAAGACTTTCTTTTTCTTCGATTATCAGGCCACGCGTGACCACTCGGCCTCATCGTTCAACGCGGGCGTACCCAGCGCGGCCGAACGGAACGGCGATTTCGGCGAGCTTTGCGGGTACTCAGGAGGCACTTTCGACGGCAGCGGCGTGTGCTCAAGCCCGGATGGCCAGCTCTGGGACCCCTACTCTGGTTTTTTAGATCCGGACAACGGCTGGACCAACCAGACGATGATTCCCTTCAACAACCTGGCCACCTTTCAAAGCGCGGGCCAGGGAATACCGGCGGGGGCGTATACACTTCCCGCGGGGCCCGGAAACATCATCGACCCCGTCTCATCGAAAATGATGTCCTACTACCCCCTGCCGAACGTCGGAGTTGGCACCGCAAACTACAATCCCTACAACAACTGGCACGGCGCAGGCGTGAACATCAACAATGGGGACCAGTTCGACATCAAGATCGACCATCGCTTCAACAGCAGTAACCTGCTCTCCGCGAGGTATTCGCAGCAGTGGGGCAACGGACATGGCGCCACCTGCTTCGACAATCCTCTCGATCCCTGCAATGCGGGTCCCGTCATCAGCTCCGCGCATGCCGTCGTCCTGAATGACACTTGGACGGTGAGCCCCACGACGGTGGTGAATCTCTCCTACGGTTTCACGCGCTCCTTCAGTAACGGGAAGGGCCCGGCTGGCGACTTCCCGAACTTCAGCCCCGTTACTGACCTCGGAATGCCGTCCTACATCACGGCATCGGGGTTCCCGACCGCTCCCACCGTCTATGTTTATGGCGGTTACCAGATCGCTGCTGGTGAATCGCTCGGATACCAGGCCTGGGCGATCATTAAGTACGGCCAGGAAACGCACGACCTGCTGGGAAGTCTGGACAAAATCGCCGGACGGCACGAAATCAAGGTAGGCGGGGAATATCGTATGCACCGCATCACTTTCGGCCAGCCGGGCGCGCCCGCGGGCATCATGCTCTTCGATACCGATACGACCGACCAGAATCCTAGCAATTTTTCGGGAGGTGGAGACGCGATGGCTTCCTTCCTGACCGGCATCGGGGGACCGAACCAGTGGGGCCAATATGAAGTTCCGCTTTTCGTCGCCACCCAGAGCAACCAGTTTGGCGCCTTCATCCAGGACAACTGGCGCGTGACGGACAAGCTCACGCTCAACCTGGGCGTTCGCTATGATCTCGACCTGCCCCGTACCGAGCGCCACAACCGCATGGAATGGTTTGATCCGAAAGCTCCGTTACCCTTCACGGTCCCGGGAATGAATGTTACCGGCACCGAGATCTTTACCGGGGTAAACGGAAATTCGCGAACGATTGCGAACAACTATTACAAGGAATATGCCCCCCGTGTGGGGCTGGCCTACCGATTCTGGAAGAATACGGTTTTCCGCGCCGGCTACGGCATCTATTTCAACCCCAGCGTCTGGGCGGCGGCCGGGACCGGCCCGGTTGCCGGTTTCGACGGCTTTACGGGGTTTAACCCATGGCCCCTAACCTATCAGAGCAATGGATACACTCCATTCGCCTTCATGAGGGACCCATTCCCATTCGGAGTCAACCAACCCACGGGCTCCTCGCTGGGTCCCTATACTCAGCTTGGAAGCGGGGCGAACGGGAACTTACGCAGCGATAACGCCGGTTCCTACACGCAGACCTGGAGCGCCGGATTCCAGCATGAATTGCCCGCAGGCGTGCTGCTCGACCTCAACTACGTGGGCACCAAGGGGACGCATCTCTATTTCAACGGCGCAGGAAACATCGACCACCTGGGTCCGCAGGTCGAGCAGATGTCAACGGACCAGCTCAATGCCATCAGTAACACTTACGTGCCGAACCCGTTCTACGGGCTGATTACCGACCCGAGCTCGAGCCTCTCTCAGCCGACCGTTCCGCAGCAGCAGCTCATGTTACCTTACCCGCAGTTTACGGGTGTCTTTGCAGCCTTCCCGCCGCGCGGCAACTCGATCTACCACGCCTTCCAGTTGCGAGTGCAGAAAAATATGTCGCACGGAATCCAGTTTGTCGGCAATTACACCTGGTCAAAGACCATCTCTGATTCCGACGTCAGCGGCTACACGGAATGGCTGGGTGGGTTTGACGGCATCCAGGACCCCAACAACCTGAAGCTCGAGCGGGCCGTCTCCGAATACTCCGTTCCGCAGGTATTTACATTTGGATATGTCTACAGCTTGCCATTCGGCCATGGCCAACATTTCGGATCGAAGTGGAACCCCGTGGTGAATGCCGTCTTGGGCGGGTGGAAGACCTCAGGTCTGTGGAGGTTCGACAGCGGCCAGCCAGTGGCTATCAGCTTGGACGGTAGCGGAAATCCCATCCCTAGCTATGGCAGCCAACGGCCTAACCTGCTTGGCCGGCTCGAACGAAATACCGGCGCCAATTGGAGGACCCAATACTTTACCAATCCCCAGGTCGTCCAGTATCCGAGTAGATATGCGATTGGGACGGCGCAACGCACCTTGCCCAATGTCTACATGCCGGGCGCCAAGACGGCAGGTCTCTCCTTGATGAAGGAATTTTCCATGTCTCCCATTCGCGAAGGCATGAGGGCGGAGTTTCGTTTGGAGACCTTCAACGCCTTCAACCACCCGCAGTTGGGGTGCCTCAATGGCAAAGTCACAGATGGCTTTGACGGCTCCGATCCGGGCACTTTCAATGGCTTTGGAGCATTAAATTGCCAGGCCAACAGCCCGAGGGAATTGCAGTTAGGTTTCAAGCTTTATTTCTAA